One Peribacillus simplex NBRC 15720 = DSM 1321 genomic region harbors:
- a CDS encoding TIM-barrel domain-containing protein, whose product MSIKENYQFTFIKENNNILDFKLLDGNTYAKIMVLEKDIIRILITNGEKLKLDKTWSVAPGQADVPLEGRDRLDTSGFSLPNYEFRQDDDEFIVETSRLKIQVKLNGFKISWFYRENSEWENFANDRQTQAYNFDGSLCKDIVHYLKRDLNEQYFGLGEKTGSVDKHGKRYRMQTIDAMGYDAEYSDPLYKHIPFYITRQKKTGFSFGIFYDNLSSSIFELGTELDNYHELYRYYQAEHGDLDYYIIAGPKVKDVTRKFSWLTGQTIFPPKWSLGYSGSTMSYTDAPDAQVQLNKFLKLCEEHDILCDSFQLSSGYTSIGNKRYVFNWNRSKFPSPKEMVQNFHDKDVRLCANIKPCLLKDHPLFNELKEKKMFITNSKTEEPEMAQFWDDIGAYLDFTNKDSYDWWKSQIKEKLLYYGVDSTWNDNNEFEIWSKDATCQGFGKNKEFELIRAVQPLLMMKASYEAQLEYNPELRPYLISRSGSAGMHRYVQTWTGDNRTSWKTLKFNIKMGIGLSLSGIYNFGHDVGGFSGPAPEPELFVRWVQNGIVHPRFTIHSWNDDQTVNEPWMYPETLESISALIKFRTKIIPYLYTALHEAYDNYQPIIRPTFYDFEHDETTFEENDDFMLGESLLVASVVEKGKREREVYLPKNPDGWYDIHTGKWYEGGQTVVIPAPLSYTPLLAKAGSILPINQAEATFATKKEDERGFLLFPSKGIGKSSYKLYEDDGLTNNYMHTFAYINVEMEAEESEIQVTIHKKGSYKLPYDQVTFHLPENEQRKLIVNGIEQDRDKGNFNYKLN is encoded by the coding sequence ATGAGCATTAAGGAGAACTATCAGTTTACTTTCATTAAAGAGAATAACAATATTCTTGACTTTAAATTACTAGATGGAAACACATATGCAAAAATTATGGTGCTTGAAAAAGACATCATTCGAATCTTAATTACAAATGGAGAAAAATTAAAACTTGATAAAACCTGGAGTGTGGCACCAGGACAAGCAGACGTTCCATTGGAGGGCCGTGATCGATTGGATACAAGCGGTTTTTCACTACCAAATTATGAATTTAGACAAGATGATGATGAATTCATAGTAGAAACTTCACGCTTAAAGATTCAGGTGAAGTTAAATGGATTTAAGATCAGCTGGTTTTATCGTGAGAATTCTGAGTGGGAGAACTTTGCGAATGATCGACAAACTCAGGCATATAACTTTGATGGCTCACTTTGTAAGGACATAGTTCATTATTTAAAGCGCGATTTAAATGAACAATATTTCGGATTAGGTGAAAAAACGGGCTCAGTTGATAAGCATGGAAAGCGCTATCGGATGCAGACAATTGATGCGATGGGTTACGATGCAGAATATAGCGATCCCCTTTATAAACATATTCCATTTTATATTACTCGACAGAAGAAAACTGGATTTTCATTTGGAATTTTCTACGACAATTTGTCAAGCTCTATTTTTGAATTAGGTACAGAGCTTGATAATTATCATGAGTTATACAGATATTATCAAGCGGAACATGGTGATTTAGATTACTATATCATCGCAGGTCCGAAAGTTAAAGATGTCACTCGCAAATTTTCGTGGTTAACTGGACAAACAATCTTTCCACCAAAATGGAGTTTAGGCTATTCTGGATCGACAATGAGTTACACTGATGCTCCGGATGCGCAAGTGCAGTTAAATAAATTCCTAAAGCTTTGTGAAGAACATGATATTTTATGTGATTCGTTCCAGTTGTCATCAGGATATACATCAATCGGCAATAAACGTTATGTGTTTAATTGGAACCGTTCAAAATTTCCGTCTCCTAAAGAGATGGTACAGAATTTTCATGATAAAGATGTACGATTGTGTGCAAATATTAAACCATGTTTATTAAAAGATCATCCTTTATTTAATGAGTTAAAAGAAAAAAAGATGTTTATAACAAACAGTAAGACAGAAGAACCTGAAATGGCACAATTTTGGGATGATATCGGCGCTTATTTAGACTTTACAAACAAAGATTCGTATGATTGGTGGAAAAGTCAAATAAAAGAAAAATTGTTGTATTATGGAGTTGATTCAACTTGGAACGACAATAATGAGTTTGAAATTTGGAGCAAAGACGCTACTTGTCAAGGCTTTGGCAAAAATAAAGAGTTTGAGCTAATTCGTGCGGTCCAGCCCCTCCTTATGATGAAAGCTTCTTATGAAGCGCAGTTAGAATACAATCCTGAATTGCGCCCATATCTAATATCACGCTCTGGTTCTGCGGGAATGCATCGTTATGTGCAAACATGGACTGGAGATAATCGTACCAGTTGGAAAACATTGAAATTCAACATTAAGATGGGAATAGGGCTAAGCTTATCAGGTATTTACAATTTTGGCCATGATGTAGGAGGATTTTCGGGTCCTGCTCCTGAACCGGAGTTGTTTGTGAGATGGGTGCAAAATGGAATTGTTCATCCAAGGTTCACTATACATTCTTGGAATGACGACCAAACAGTTAATGAACCTTGGATGTATCCTGAAACACTGGAATCGATCAGCGCATTGATTAAATTTAGAACAAAGATCATTCCATATCTATATACTGCTCTGCACGAAGCCTATGATAACTATCAGCCTATCATCCGACCGACGTTTTACGATTTTGAACATGATGAAACTACCTTTGAAGAAAACGATGACTTTATGCTAGGCGAGTCACTCTTGGTTGCATCTGTTGTCGAAAAGGGGAAGAGAGAGCGGGAAGTTTATTTACCTAAGAATCCTGATGGGTGGTATGACATTCATACGGGAAAATGGTATGAAGGAGGGCAAACAGTTGTAATTCCAGCGCCTTTATCTTATACGCCATTACTAGCCAAAGCAGGATCAATACTTCCAATTAATCAAGCAGAAGCCACTTTTGCAACTAAGAAAGAGGATGAAAGGGGATTTTTATTATTTCCTTCTAAAGGAATAGGAAAGTCCTCTTACAAATTATATGAAGATGATGGTTTAACAAACAACTATATGCATACATTTGCCTACATTAATGTTGAAATGGAAGCTGAAGAAAGTGAGATTCAAGTGACAATTCATAAGAAAGGATCCTATAAATTGCCATATGATCAGGTCACATTCCACCTCCCAGAAAATGAACAGAGAAAATTAATCGTCAATGGAATAGAACAGGACCGTGATAAAGGCAATTTTAATTATAAATTAAACTAG
- a CDS encoding glycoside-pentoside-hexuronide (GPH):cation symporter, with amino-acid sequence MGLPVDPVKKTAVTASKKLTFKEKVSYGFGDIGNGLMFDMGQLYLLKFYTDVLGISAYWGGLVFLISKIFDAFADTSVGAFVDSRTNISKRGKFRPFILWGTVPLALMTVISFLAPDFSDNGKIVWAFITYMGFGLAYSIVNIPYGSLSAAMTQDPIDRASLGSFRAIGSQMALLISGMAVIPIVVQFANKEVGYIVAISVMVIFGILFHLICYHNTTENVIRAPKNEKVPLSTLFKALVSNRPLIVLCLAALFMITSSNIRNAVQLYYLEYNLKNPELMSILSFLSIGLAVVGSMFIPTMVKRIGKKNTFMLGLMVCIASDVLNFVLPTSTATFLTIFSLGNFGLSFALGLPWVMIADSIDYHEWNSGERTEGIVYSTYSFFRKLAQALAGFIPGVALGLIGYVPNIQQSADTLLGLKGLLFLAPAALNIIGLIILFFFYNLTDNLYSKIVADLKERNKDNQLDLN; translated from the coding sequence ATGGGATTACCAGTGGATCCAGTTAAAAAGACAGCGGTCACCGCTTCTAAAAAGCTCACTTTTAAAGAAAAGGTGTCTTACGGTTTTGGTGATATTGGTAACGGTCTTATGTTTGATATGGGACAGTTATACCTTCTGAAATTTTATACAGATGTTTTAGGAATCTCCGCTTACTGGGGAGGCTTGGTGTTTTTAATTTCAAAAATTTTCGATGCATTTGCAGATACAAGTGTTGGTGCATTTGTAGATTCAAGAACAAATATCTCAAAACGAGGAAAGTTCCGCCCGTTCATTTTATGGGGAACTGTTCCACTGGCATTAATGACGGTCATCTCATTCTTAGCTCCAGACTTTTCGGATAATGGGAAGATTGTGTGGGCGTTTATCACCTATATGGGGTTTGGTCTAGCTTATTCAATTGTTAATATCCCGTACGGATCATTATCTGCTGCCATGACGCAAGATCCAATTGATCGAGCATCTTTAGGTTCATTTAGAGCAATTGGTAGTCAAATGGCACTTCTTATTTCTGGAATGGCAGTTATTCCCATTGTAGTTCAGTTTGCTAATAAAGAAGTAGGATACATCGTTGCTATATCTGTAATGGTAATATTCGGAATATTATTTCATCTTATTTGCTATCACAATACAACAGAAAATGTTATTAGAGCACCAAAAAATGAAAAGGTACCGCTGTCTACGTTATTCAAGGCATTGGTTTCAAATCGACCTCTTATTGTATTGTGTTTAGCAGCTTTGTTCATGATTACTTCATCCAATATTCGCAACGCTGTTCAATTGTACTACTTAGAATACAATTTAAAGAATCCGGAACTTATGTCAATACTATCATTTTTAAGTATTGGGCTCGCTGTAGTTGGTTCAATGTTCATTCCAACAATGGTAAAAAGAATTGGTAAGAAAAATACCTTCATGCTTGGACTTATGGTTTGCATTGCTAGTGATGTATTAAATTTTGTATTGCCAACCAGTACGGCTACGTTTTTAACTATTTTCTCTTTGGGAAACTTTGGGTTATCGTTTGCACTTGGTCTACCTTGGGTAATGATAGCTGATTCTATTGATTATCATGAGTGGAATTCAGGAGAACGTACAGAAGGGATTGTTTATTCAACGTACAGTTTCTTCAGAAAGCTTGCACAGGCTCTCGCTGGTTTTATTCCAGGGGTAGCACTAGGGCTTATTGGATATGTTCCAAATATTCAACAGTCTGCAGATACACTGCTAGGTCTTAAAGGACTGTTATTTCTCGCTCCAGCAGCCCTCAATATTATTGGATTAATTATTCTATTTTTCTTCTATAATCTTACAGATAATTTATACAGTAAAATTGTAGCTGACTTAAAAGAAAGAAATAAAGATAATCAGCTTGACTTAAACTAA
- the uxaC gene encoding glucuronate isomerase: protein MKYFLGDDFLLSTPTAVHLYKNTAKEMPIFDFHCHLDPKEIFENKHYENLTQLWLAGDHYKWRTMRMNGIGEHFITGEASDWEKFFAWSQTVPCLIGNPLYHWTHMELKSFFDIDKRLSPDTALEIWEECNKKLQDTEFTPQSFIKKSNVQFIGTTDDPISTLEYHQLLNHDSTFKTKVVPTFRPDGALFIERPTFQDWLKELEQVVHQRVTSLAELIKGLQYRVDFFHANGGRAADHDIPYMEYKKVTLAEAETIFTKRMNGESLSLEELIKYRSFLLKELGKMYAQKQWVMQLHIGAMRNNNTKMKNLLGSDTGFDSIGEANIARGLSHLLDALDQEDALPRVVLFNLNPKDNPVLASMMGNFYEEGVPGKVQFGTAWWFNDHIDGIEKQMKDLANVGLLSHFIGMLTDSRSFLSYERHDYFRRILCNLIGKWVEQGRVPNDNVLLQTLIENISYYNAEKYFLQR from the coding sequence ATGAAATATTTTTTAGGAGACGATTTCTTACTTTCCACACCTACAGCAGTTCATTTATATAAAAATACTGCAAAAGAAATGCCAATCTTTGATTTTCACTGCCATTTAGATCCAAAAGAAATTTTTGAGAATAAACATTATGAAAACCTTACTCAACTATGGTTAGCAGGCGATCACTACAAGTGGAGAACTATGCGAATGAATGGTATAGGGGAGCATTTTATAACAGGAGAAGCTAGTGATTGGGAAAAGTTTTTTGCTTGGTCTCAGACGGTACCATGTTTAATTGGAAATCCACTCTACCATTGGACTCATATGGAATTAAAGAGCTTTTTTGACATTGATAAAAGACTTAGTCCCGATACCGCGCTGGAAATTTGGGAAGAATGCAATAAAAAATTACAAGATACGGAGTTTACACCTCAATCTTTTATTAAGAAATCTAATGTGCAATTTATTGGTACTACAGACGACCCTATATCTACTCTTGAATACCACCAATTATTAAACCATGATTCTACGTTTAAAACAAAGGTTGTACCAACCTTTCGACCTGATGGAGCACTGTTTATTGAACGTCCAACTTTTCAAGATTGGTTAAAGGAGCTAGAGCAAGTAGTTCATCAACGAGTGACATCTTTAGCAGAATTAATTAAAGGACTTCAATACCGAGTTGACTTTTTTCATGCAAATGGAGGCAGGGCAGCCGATCACGATATTCCTTACATGGAGTATAAAAAAGTAACTCTAGCAGAGGCAGAAACAATTTTTACAAAACGTATGAATGGAGAGTCGCTTTCACTAGAAGAATTGATCAAGTATCGATCTTTTCTTCTAAAAGAACTAGGGAAAATGTACGCTCAAAAACAATGGGTGATGCAATTACATATTGGGGCTATGCGAAATAATAATACAAAAATGAAAAATCTTTTGGGCTCGGATACAGGGTTTGATTCAATTGGAGAAGCAAACATCGCACGAGGATTATCACATCTTCTTGATGCGCTTGACCAAGAGGATGCGTTGCCAAGAGTCGTATTATTTAATTTAAATCCTAAAGACAATCCGGTATTAGCCTCCATGATGGGGAATTTTTATGAAGAAGGCGTTCCAGGAAAAGTTCAGTTTGGTACAGCTTGGTGGTTTAACGACCACATTGATGGAATAGAGAAACAAATGAAAGATTTAGCTAACGTCGGGTTACTTAGTCATTTTATCGGTATGCTGACAGATTCTCGCAGCTTTCTTTCCTATGAAAGACATGATTATTTCCGTCGTATCCTATGCAACCTAATCGGGAAATGGGTAGAACAAGGAAGGGTTCCAAACGATAATGTGCTTCTTCAAACACTGATTGAAAATATTTCCTATTACAATGCAGAGAAATACTTCTTACAGCGTTAA
- a CDS encoding ROK family protein produces MPTGDAAYIRKLNRSLIISKIVEAGIISRAELSKITTLTKATISVQIASLIDEDIIIETQQDHSKVGRKPIMLSLNGAAGYALGIDLDYSQISFTLSNLLGHPVSSDTIKIHTTSYSDIFDILVEKINKYKNECLKSRYGLIGVAISIHGLVSTDELIHYIPRLNWYDVDLKHDLEKELNVNVYLENNANLSAFAERSYTYHKSDNLVCITLRSGIGLGILINNKLSKGHDGYAGEIGHMIIQPGGDLCACGNKGCWERYASESIFLKQLSKEKQVSNITYKHIEEWLNQNDTELHRQMENFLYYISIGLNNIINIYNPEVLIIDSELLSLYPDSINEIKKNLSSSTIHYRELLISSIGEKACELGACALVIKNFLEITMPNFVYPESIEDINSLNNMSVKKL; encoded by the coding sequence ATGCCTACTGGTGATGCAGCTTATATCAGGAAATTAAATCGATCTTTAATTATTAGTAAAATTGTAGAAGCAGGAATAATTTCAAGGGCAGAATTGTCTAAGATTACAACATTAACAAAAGCCACTATTTCAGTACAGATTGCAAGCTTAATTGATGAAGATATTATTATTGAGACACAGCAGGATCATTCAAAAGTTGGAAGAAAACCTATAATGCTATCTTTAAATGGAGCAGCAGGATATGCATTAGGTATTGATTTAGATTATAGTCAAATCTCTTTCACTCTTTCTAACCTTCTTGGTCATCCTGTTTCGTCAGATACTATTAAAATACATACGACAAGTTATTCGGATATCTTTGATATACTAGTTGAAAAAATTAATAAATATAAAAATGAATGCCTTAAGTCTAGATACGGACTTATTGGTGTAGCAATTTCAATTCATGGTCTTGTCTCTACAGATGAACTCATTCATTATATTCCTCGGTTAAACTGGTATGATGTGGACTTAAAGCATGATTTAGAAAAAGAGTTAAACGTTAACGTATATCTTGAAAATAATGCAAATCTTTCAGCTTTTGCTGAACGATCCTACACATATCATAAATCAGATAATTTGGTATGCATAACACTTCGATCAGGTATAGGCCTTGGTATATTAATAAATAACAAATTATCTAAAGGACATGATGGCTATGCTGGAGAGATTGGTCACATGATTATCCAACCAGGAGGAGACCTTTGTGCTTGTGGCAACAAAGGCTGCTGGGAAAGATATGCTTCTGAGTCTATCTTTTTAAAACAACTTTCTAAAGAAAAACAAGTTAGTAATATAACTTATAAACATATTGAAGAATGGCTTAATCAAAACGATACTGAACTACATAGACAAATGGAAAACTTCCTCTATTATATTTCAATCGGTTTGAATAATATCATCAACATATATAACCCTGAAGTTCTAATAATTGATAGTGAATTACTTTCTCTATACCCAGATTCTATAAATGAAATTAAGAAAAATCTTTCTTCCTCCACAATTCATTATCGAGAATTATTAATATCCTCAATTGGAGAAAAAGCATGTGAATTGGGTGCGTGTGCATTGGTGATTAAAAATTTTCTTGAAATTACGATGCCTAACTTTGTATATCCTGAATCAATAGAAGATATTAATTCACTGAATAATATGTCTGTCAAAAAGTTATAG
- a CDS encoding VOC family protein: MKVKKIHHVAIICSDYEKSKNFYVNILGCDIKQETYRAERKSYKLDLMAGGEYQLELFSFPDSPHRPSYPEARGLRHLAFEVEDIHQAIEDLEKEKIPVEPIRVDEITGKRFTFFCDPDDLPLELYEK, from the coding sequence ATGAAGGTAAAAAAAATACATCATGTAGCTATAATTTGTTCCGATTATGAAAAATCAAAAAACTTCTATGTAAACATTTTAGGATGTGATATTAAGCAGGAAACATATCGGGCAGAGAGGAAGTCCTATAAATTAGATTTAATGGCGGGAGGGGAATATCAGCTGGAATTGTTTTCATTTCCGGATAGCCCCCATCGTCCAAGTTATCCTGAAGCAAGAGGGCTTAGACATCTTGCTTTTGAAGTGGAAGATATTCATCAAGCGATTGAAGATTTAGAAAAAGAAAAAATTCCAGTCGAACCTATCCGTGTTGATGAAATAACAGGAAAAAGGTTTACGTTTTTTTGCGATCCTGATGATTTGCCTCTTGAACTATATGAAAAGTAA
- a CDS encoding tyrosine-type recombinase/integrase produces the protein MHVLRKGGKKDVVAVSPPYMQDIKDYLAVRSERYRGSNDDTAYVFLTRVNDGATPLSNRAIEALVKKYTKAFKSNKSMSPHKLRHTYGTNLMEQSGDIHLLMTQLGHTSTTTAALYTIPEQEKAKKAAKQLGERRVNFREKD, from the coding sequence ATTCACGTTTTACGTAAGGGTGGAAAAAAAGATGTAGTGGCAGTCTCTCCTCCGTATATGCAGGACATAAAAGATTACCTAGCTGTGCGATCGGAACGTTATAGGGGCTCAAATGATGATACGGCCTATGTATTCTTGACTAGGGTGAATGATGGAGCCACCCCTCTTTCCAACCGCGCCATCGAGGCTCTAGTAAAGAAATACACGAAGGCATTTAAGTCCAATAAATCCATGTCCCCACACAAACTTAGGCATACATACGGGACGAACTTAATGGAGCAATCAGGAGACATCCATTTGCTGATGACTCAACTTGGTCATACTTCAACCACAACGGCTGCCCTCTATACTATTCCTGAGCAGGAGAAGGCTAAAAAGGCTGCGAAACAGCTGGGAGAGAGAAGAGTCAATTTTCGTGAAAAGGATTGA
- a CDS encoding response regulator transcription factor, with the protein MINLLIVEDERMIRQGLLYTIDWTALGVSIIGEASNGLEGYEKIIDLKPDIVLTDIKMPKMNGIEMLEAASQSLFFHKIILSSYSDFSYAQKGIKLEVFDYILKPVDARILNETIKKLTVKIANNREIENRAKKMPYFEELLEGAGYTKDSMNIYVKQCIEYIRENYAEKINNEEMADRLNVSSSYLSRVFKKETSHTITDYLNRYRVMKAISLLQTNHYRIYEVAYRVGFSNYKHFCTVFKKYVSYSPSEFMNREGK; encoded by the coding sequence TTGATAAACTTATTAATTGTAGAAGATGAACGAATGATTCGGCAAGGTCTGCTATATACAATTGATTGGACTGCACTAGGCGTGTCCATTATTGGAGAGGCAAGTAATGGGCTGGAGGGCTATGAGAAAATTATCGATCTGAAGCCTGATATTGTCCTGACAGATATAAAAATGCCCAAAATGAATGGAATTGAGATGCTCGAAGCAGCAAGCCAGTCGCTGTTCTTTCACAAAATCATTTTGTCCAGCTACAGTGACTTTAGCTATGCACAGAAGGGAATCAAATTAGAGGTTTTTGATTATATTTTAAAGCCTGTGGATGCAAGGATCCTAAACGAAACAATAAAGAAGCTGACAGTTAAGATAGCCAATAATCGTGAAATAGAAAATAGAGCAAAGAAAATGCCTTACTTTGAAGAGTTGCTTGAAGGTGCCGGTTATACTAAGGATTCGATGAATATCTATGTGAAGCAATGCATTGAATATATCAGAGAAAATTATGCTGAGAAAATCAACAATGAAGAAATGGCTGATCGCTTAAACGTCAGCTCCAGCTATCTCAGCCGAGTATTCAAGAAAGAAACAAGCCATACCATTACAGATTACTTGAATCGTTACCGAGTTATGAAGGCCATTTCGCTCCTGCAAACCAATCATTATCGGATCTACGAAGTCGCCTATCGAGTAGGATTTTCCAATTATAAGCATTTCTGTACGGTCTTCAAAAAGTATGTTTCCTATTCTCCCAGTGAGTTTATGAATAGGGAGGGTAAATGA
- a CDS encoding sensor histidine kinase — protein MKENMSLKKMYREKLSRSLLLFAIIPTILVTVLFFQLFFSIGNYFSNQDLIKRNKELSNFLTKEITSYKEDMQILQANPSLPTVFQSDDLHTQVYTELYQIVTNHRLKSKFYIVNVDGDILLTNSYKNNAIQIYHKKYLSSLNLKQKEDITIYKEKDNEQLDYAFLKLTTPIYQGNEVKGFIIFDLQSTYLKRFFEESNYTDIVITDPFGYQLFTSKKSLILNNGKMRAFTKKEYSVVSTDIVNEELRVHTIRYMGLFNKLYIIGFLGLLVISAILIMITRLFANHAAKRKTKSIDTILSTISDVNEGTYKGYKELEENDELEYINYYLNEMIQYRDSLLSENKEILIRKTEAEIKELQMQFNPHFLFNTLENIKFMIRLNPSSAEKLLLMLSSILRYSINNTEQDSPLKHDLLYIKDYLEIQKYRFEERLDYSIDLPLELEDCLIPKLITQPLVENAIKYGIDEVSELTINIKVSRTKKSLLFIIADTGIGFSEERLQEIRSLLKTSNNHSNHIGIYNVHRRIQLKYGNSYGVRIFSLQDNGSLLLIKLPIREEAEF, from the coding sequence ATGAAAGAAAATATGTCTCTAAAAAAAATGTATCGAGAAAAACTCAGCCGTTCTCTTTTACTATTTGCTATTATCCCAACAATTCTGGTGACAGTCTTGTTTTTTCAATTATTCTTTTCCATTGGTAACTATTTCAGTAATCAAGACTTAATAAAAAGAAATAAGGAATTATCCAATTTTCTCACAAAAGAAATCACTTCCTATAAAGAAGATATGCAAATTCTGCAAGCGAATCCATCCTTACCTACAGTCTTTCAAAGTGATGATTTACATACACAGGTTTATACTGAGTTGTATCAGATTGTGACGAATCATCGACTTAAAAGCAAGTTTTATATTGTGAATGTAGATGGCGATATTTTATTAACCAATTCTTATAAAAACAATGCTATTCAGATCTACCATAAGAAATATCTTTCCTCTCTTAATTTAAAACAAAAAGAGGATATTACCATATATAAAGAAAAGGATAATGAGCAGTTAGATTACGCCTTTTTGAAGCTGACTACACCGATTTATCAAGGGAATGAAGTGAAGGGTTTTATCATTTTTGATTTACAATCCACTTACTTAAAGCGATTCTTCGAAGAATCCAATTACACGGATATTGTGATAACGGATCCTTTTGGCTATCAGTTGTTCACTTCGAAGAAATCCCTCATTCTCAATAATGGTAAGATGAGGGCATTTACTAAGAAAGAATATAGTGTCGTTTCAACCGATATCGTAAATGAGGAATTAAGAGTACATACAATTCGGTATATGGGTTTATTCAACAAATTATATATCATTGGCTTTTTAGGATTATTGGTGATTAGCGCAATTCTTATAATGATTACGAGATTATTTGCTAATCATGCTGCCAAAAGAAAAACAAAATCAATTGACACAATCCTCTCAACCATTTCTGATGTAAATGAAGGGACATATAAAGGATATAAAGAGTTAGAAGAAAATGATGAATTGGAGTATATCAATTATTACTTAAATGAAATGATTCAGTATAGAGACAGCTTATTATCGGAAAATAAAGAAATCCTTATTCGTAAGACTGAGGCCGAAATTAAGGAACTTCAAATGCAATTCAATCCTCACTTTTTATTTAATACCCTAGAAAACATAAAATTTATGATTCGATTGAATCCCAGCTCAGCTGAGAAGTTGCTATTAATGCTATCTTCCATACTTAGATATTCAATCAATAATACTGAACAGGACAGTCCGCTTAAACATGATTTATTGTATATTAAGGATTATTTAGAAATACAGAAATATAGATTTGAAGAACGTCTGGATTATTCAATCGACCTTCCTTTAGAGCTCGAAGACTGCTTGATTCCCAAGCTGATTACGCAGCCATTAGTTGAAAATGCGATTAAATATGGAATTGATGAAGTAAGTGAACTGACTATTAACATTAAGGTATCAAGAACAAAGAAAAGTTTGCTTTTCATCATTGCCGACACCGGTATAGGGTTTTCAGAAGAACGCCTTCAAGAGATTCGTTCATTATTAAAGACATCTAATAACCATTCAAATCATATTGGCATCTATAATGTGCATAGAAGGATTCAGCTGAAATATGGAAACTCCTATGGAGTAAGAATATTTAGTTTACAAGATAACGGAAGTCTCTTGCTTATTAAGCTCCCCATTAGAGAGGAGGCAGAATTTTGA